A genomic window from Micromonospora ferruginea includes:
- the kynU gene encoding kynureninase: MHTPESEAHRLDAADPGHRHLFHVPPAEGGRHPDAAYLAGNSLGLQPRATADELAADLDAWRRLGVEGHLEAARPWLSYHELLTAPAARLVGALPTETVVMNSLTVNLHLLMVSFYRPAGERTRIVIEDSAFPSDSYAVRSQARFHGLDPDAAVVRLTPRPGEDTLRTSDVTDFLAAEGDTVALLLLGGVNYLTGELMDIPAITAAGRAAGAVVGWDLAHAAGNVPLALHDWDVDFAAWCSYKYLNSGPGALGGVFVHERHLGDPALPRFEGWWSTEAATRFEMTPTSRPPATVEAWQISNPPIFAMGPVRTSLELFDAVGMPALRERSLRLTGWLERLLDEVTPGRPLTVVTPRDPARRGCQLSVRIGTGSASELTKRLRHEHGVIADAREPDIVRFAPVPLYSTYHDCWRVAEALAATVSPEEGR; this comes from the coding sequence ATGCACACCCCCGAGAGCGAAGCCCACCGGCTCGACGCCGCCGACCCCGGCCACCGGCACCTGTTCCACGTGCCGCCGGCCGAGGGCGGGCGGCACCCCGACGCGGCCTACCTGGCCGGCAACTCGCTGGGCCTGCAACCCCGGGCCACCGCCGACGAACTCGCCGCCGACCTGGACGCCTGGCGCCGGTTGGGCGTGGAGGGGCACCTGGAGGCGGCACGGCCCTGGCTGTCCTACCACGAGCTGCTGACCGCGCCGGCCGCCCGGCTGGTCGGCGCGCTGCCCACCGAGACCGTGGTGATGAACTCGCTGACGGTCAACCTGCACCTGCTGATGGTCAGCTTCTACCGCCCGGCGGGCGAGCGCACCCGGATCGTCATCGAGGACAGCGCGTTCCCGTCGGACAGCTACGCGGTGCGCAGCCAGGCCCGTTTCCACGGCCTCGACCCGGACGCCGCGGTGGTGCGGCTCACGCCCCGCCCGGGCGAGGACACCCTGCGCACGTCCGACGTCACCGACTTCCTGGCGGCCGAGGGGGACACCGTCGCGCTGCTGCTGCTCGGCGGCGTCAACTACCTGACCGGCGAGCTGATGGACATCCCGGCGATCACCGCCGCCGGGCGGGCCGCCGGCGCGGTCGTCGGCTGGGACCTCGCGCACGCGGCCGGCAACGTGCCGCTGGCGCTGCACGACTGGGACGTGGACTTCGCGGCCTGGTGCTCCTACAAGTACCTCAACTCCGGGCCGGGCGCGCTCGGCGGCGTCTTCGTCCACGAACGCCACCTCGGCGACCCCGCGCTGCCGCGGTTCGAGGGCTGGTGGAGCACCGAAGCGGCCACCCGGTTCGAGATGACGCCGACGTCCCGGCCACCGGCCACCGTGGAGGCCTGGCAGATCTCCAACCCGCCGATCTTCGCGATGGGTCCGGTGCGCACCTCGCTGGAGCTGTTCGACGCCGTCGGCATGCCGGCGCTGCGGGAGCGCAGCCTGCGGCTCACCGGCTGGCTGGAGCGGCTGCTCGACGAGGTGACGCCCGGCCGGCCGCTGACCGTGGTCACGCCCCGCGACCCGGCCCGGCGCGGCTGCCAGCTCTCGGTGAGGATCGGCACCGGGAGCGCGAGCGAGCTGACCAAGCGGCTGCGGCACGAGCACGGTGTGATCGCCGACGCCCGGGAGCCGGACATCGTCCGGTTCGCTCCGGTGCCGCTCTACTCGACGTACCACGACTGCTGGCGGGTCGCCGAGGCGCTGGCCGCGACGGTGTCGCCGGAGGAGGGCCGATGA
- a CDS encoding HNH endonuclease — MPDIRPTAGSGALVLNATYEPLCVVSVRRAAILVLSAKAVCVADGEGILHSARNALPIPSVVRLTRYVRVPYRTHVGLSRRAIFARDGWRCAYCRGPAETIDHVFPRSRGGRHAWENVVAACARCNHTKGDKTPAELGWRLHHPPVAPKGNAWRVLGHRAPDPRWADWLDLREAEPEAA, encoded by the coding sequence ATGCCTGACATACGACCCACGGCGGGCTCCGGTGCGCTCGTTCTCAATGCCACCTACGAACCCCTGTGCGTCGTGTCGGTGCGTCGGGCCGCCATCCTCGTGCTCTCCGCCAAGGCGGTCTGCGTCGCCGACGGCGAGGGCATCCTGCACAGCGCGCGCAACGCGCTCCCGATCCCCTCGGTGGTGCGGCTGACCCGCTACGTCCGGGTGCCCTACCGCACCCACGTCGGGCTCTCCCGCCGGGCGATCTTCGCCCGGGACGGGTGGCGGTGCGCCTACTGCCGGGGGCCGGCGGAGACCATCGACCACGTCTTCCCGCGCAGCCGGGGCGGCCGGCACGCGTGGGAGAACGTGGTCGCCGCCTGCGCCCGGTGCAACCACACCAAGGGCGACAAGACCCCGGCCGAGCTGGGCTGGCGGCTGCACCACCCGCCGGTGGCGCCGAAGGGCAACGCCTGGCGGGTGCTCGGCCACCGGGCCCCCGACCCGCGCTGGGCGGACTGGCTCGACCTGCGCGAGGCCGAGCCCGAGGCGGCCTGA
- a CDS encoding globin, which translates to MTLFEAIGGEPAFRKLVDVFYAGVADDPLLRPMYPEEDLGPAADRLTLFLIQYWGGPRTYSEQRGHPRLRMRHAPFRIGAAERDAWLRHMRQAVDALDLPPQLAVALWDYLERAAYFMVNAED; encoded by the coding sequence ATGACGCTGTTCGAGGCGATCGGCGGTGAGCCCGCCTTCCGCAAGCTGGTCGACGTGTTCTACGCCGGCGTCGCCGACGACCCGCTGCTGCGGCCGATGTACCCGGAGGAGGACCTCGGTCCGGCGGCGGACCGGCTGACCCTCTTCCTGATCCAGTACTGGGGCGGCCCGCGGACCTACTCGGAGCAGCGCGGGCACCCGCGGCTGCGGATGCGGCACGCCCCGTTCCGGATCGGCGCCGCCGAACGCGACGCCTGGCTGCGGCACATGCGGCAGGCGGTCGACGCGCTGGACCTGCCGCCGCAGCTCGCCGTCGCGCTCTGGGACTACCTGGAGCGGGCCGCCTACTTCATGGTGAACGCGGAGGACTGA
- a CDS encoding class F sortase, with the protein MRAALRPVSAAARRFGHAAGHAFSASVTTADPQARPVAARAAPATTRRYAPSRGPGVPVLVVAALMAMIVAMLGVERVTGASVLPDRIVAGLRPPPKKFPVLPASPPTDLTIGKLDLRAPVHRVGIAPDGSIAVPDVGRAGEVGWYDQGPTPGQYGPAVLVGHVDTTSGPAVFHGLRELDDGDRIEVTRQDRSVAVFEVTSIERYGKEKLPVQEVYGDFSRPALRLITCGGRWVGGETGYADNLVVYASLVQAR; encoded by the coding sequence ATCCGGGCCGCGCTGCGGCCGGTCTCGGCCGCCGCGCGCCGGTTCGGCCACGCCGCCGGGCACGCCTTCTCGGCCAGCGTCACCACCGCCGACCCGCAGGCCCGCCCGGTCGCGGCCCGCGCCGCGCCGGCCACCACCCGCCGGTACGCCCCGAGCCGCGGCCCCGGTGTCCCGGTGCTGGTGGTGGCGGCCCTGATGGCGATGATCGTGGCCATGCTCGGGGTGGAGCGGGTGACGGGCGCCAGCGTGCTGCCGGACCGAATCGTCGCGGGCCTGCGCCCGCCGCCGAAGAAGTTCCCGGTGCTGCCGGCCAGCCCGCCGACCGACCTGACCATCGGCAAGCTCGACCTGCGGGCGCCGGTGCACCGGGTGGGCATCGCGCCCGACGGCAGCATCGCGGTGCCGGACGTGGGCCGGGCCGGCGAGGTCGGCTGGTACGACCAGGGCCCCACCCCCGGCCAGTACGGCCCGGCGGTGCTGGTCGGGCACGTCGACACCACCTCCGGGCCGGCCGTCTTCCACGGGCTGCGGGAACTCGACGACGGCGACCGGATCGAGGTGACCCGGCAGGACCGCTCGGTGGCGGTCTTCGAGGTGACGTCGATCGAGCGCTACGGCAAGGAGAAGCTGCCGGTGCAGGAGGTCTACGGGGACTTCAGCCGTCCCGCCCTGCGGCTGATCACCTGCGGCGGGCGGTGGGTGGGCGGCGAGACCGGCTACGCCGACAACCTGGTCGTCTACGCCTCGCTGGTCCAGGCGCGCTGA
- a CDS encoding tryptophan 2,3-dioxygenase has translation MEHTTAVRPASPQQRAARAARNGGEPTLEFAERVPYDAYVHASTLHRLQQPLSEDPGEMSFLMVSQIMELYFKLTCHELRHAQREVRANRVWEALPPLRRAALHLEGLNAAWQGLRWMTPADFNRFRDRLGEGSGFQSAMYRQLEFLLGLRDPALIRPFRRQTDVHAELTAALATPSLWDDVVALLARRGFALPAELLERDVTVEHESHPSVEAAWVRVYGDGGPDNHLRLLGDALTEVAEQFGDWRWNHVKAVQRTMGAKVGSGGSAGLAWLQRSMARVVFPELWSARTAM, from the coding sequence GTGGAACACACGACGGCGGTGCGCCCGGCCAGCCCGCAGCAGCGGGCCGCCCGGGCGGCGCGCAACGGCGGCGAGCCGACGCTGGAGTTCGCCGAGCGCGTGCCCTACGACGCCTATGTCCACGCCAGCACGCTGCACCGGCTCCAGCAGCCGCTCAGCGAGGACCCGGGCGAGATGTCCTTCCTGATGGTCAGCCAGATCATGGAGCTGTACTTCAAGCTGACCTGCCACGAGCTGCGGCACGCCCAGCGCGAGGTACGGGCCAACCGGGTCTGGGAGGCGCTGCCGCCGCTGCGCCGCGCCGCGCTGCACCTGGAGGGGCTCAACGCGGCCTGGCAGGGGCTGCGGTGGATGACCCCGGCCGACTTCAACCGCTTCCGCGACCGCCTCGGCGAGGGCTCCGGTTTCCAGTCGGCGATGTACCGGCAACTGGAGTTCCTGCTCGGCCTGCGGGACCCGGCGCTGATCCGCCCGTTCCGCCGGCAGACCGACGTGCACGCCGAGCTGACCGCCGCGCTGGCCACGCCGAGCCTCTGGGACGACGTGGTCGCGCTGCTCGCCCGCCGTGGCTTCGCCCTGCCGGCCGAGCTGCTGGAGCGGGACGTGACGGTCGAGCACGAGTCGCACCCGAGCGTCGAGGCGGCCTGGGTGCGCGTCTACGGCGACGGCGGGCCGGACAACCACCTGCGGCTGCTCGGCGACGCGTTGACCGAGGTGGCCGAGCAGTTCGGCGACTGGCGCTGGAACCACGTCAAGGCGGTGCAGCGCACCATGGGCGCGAAGGTGGGCAGCGGCGGTTCGGCCGGGCTGGCATGGTTGCAGCGCAGCATGGCCCGGGTGGTCTTCCCGGAGCTGTGGTCGGCCCGTACCGCGATGTGA
- a CDS encoding mechanosensitive ion channel family protein, translating into MRYESTVNVSDLITALLSAFSDRRPDCQGSTSCEFLYRLTGSAWFAESSYWVLLKPLRVALILLIAVAARWALHRTINRLVRTTTQGTVPTMLRPLRERIPSATLDPEQFVPERRRQRAEAIGSVLRSLVTAFVFGIALLMMLKEFSFDLAPLLASAGIAGVALGFGAQSLVKDLIAGLFMLIEDQYGVGDTVDLGEATGVVEAVGLRVTTVRDGRGVLWYIRNGEIVRVGNKSQGWALVVVDLPIGFAGTEEATAVLRTAAASVTLDPELASMIVEQPEVLGVEQVTVDGSVIRTVVKTTADGQFAVGRELRRRLAEALENSGITAQIAAARLYPGLPPQPPRPSRAEGTGTGGAT; encoded by the coding sequence GTGCGGTACGAAAGCACGGTGAACGTCTCCGACCTGATCACCGCGCTGCTGTCCGCGTTCTCCGACCGGCGCCCGGACTGCCAGGGCAGCACCTCCTGCGAGTTCCTCTACCGGCTCACCGGGTCCGCCTGGTTCGCCGAGAGCAGCTACTGGGTGTTGCTCAAGCCGCTGCGGGTGGCCCTGATCCTGCTGATCGCCGTGGCCGCCCGCTGGGCCCTGCACCGGACCATCAACCGGCTGGTGCGCACCACCACCCAGGGCACGGTGCCGACCATGCTGCGTCCGCTGCGCGAACGGATCCCCAGCGCCACCCTGGACCCGGAGCAGTTCGTGCCGGAGCGGCGGCGGCAGCGGGCCGAGGCGATCGGGTCGGTGCTGCGCAGCCTGGTCACCGCGTTCGTCTTCGGCATCGCGCTGCTGATGATGCTCAAGGAGTTCAGCTTCGACCTGGCGCCGCTGCTGGCCAGCGCGGGGATCGCCGGCGTGGCGCTCGGCTTCGGCGCGCAGAGCCTGGTCAAGGACCTGATCGCCGGCCTGTTCATGCTGATCGAGGACCAGTACGGCGTGGGCGACACGGTCGACCTGGGCGAGGCGACCGGCGTGGTGGAGGCGGTGGGCCTGCGGGTGACCACGGTGCGCGACGGCCGGGGCGTGCTCTGGTACATCCGCAACGGCGAGATCGTCCGGGTCGGCAACAAGAGCCAGGGTTGGGCGCTGGTCGTGGTGGACCTGCCGATCGGCTTCGCCGGCACCGAGGAGGCCACCGCGGTGCTGCGGACGGCGGCGGCGTCGGTCACGCTGGACCCGGAGCTGGCCTCGATGATCGTGGAGCAGCCGGAGGTGCTCGGCGTCGAGCAGGTGACGGTCGACGGCTCGGTGATCCGTACCGTCGTCAAGACCACCGCCGACGGACAGTTCGCGGTCGGCCGCGAGCTGCGCCGCCGGCTGGCGGAGGCGTTGGAGAACTCCGGGATCACCGCCCAGATCGCCGCCGCCCGGCTCTATCCCGGGCTGCCGCCGCAGCCGCCACGGCCGTCCCGGGCCGAGGGCACGGGCACCGGCGGGGCGACCTGA
- a CDS encoding Lrp/AsnC family transcriptional regulator, with the protein MDDMDWALLRELQADARLSYSELSRRVHLSPPAVAERVRRLEESGVITGYHAHVDLSRAGRTVLALIRMSCYGARCILNDPDVARWPQIMEIHRITGDACSMLKVAAGSMGEFEAVIDRLAPYGQPASTMVLSTPLAWHPVEKGGAPA; encoded by the coding sequence GTGGACGACATGGACTGGGCGCTGCTGCGCGAGCTCCAGGCCGACGCCCGGCTCTCCTACAGCGAGCTGTCCCGCCGGGTGCACCTGTCGCCGCCGGCGGTCGCGGAACGGGTCCGCCGGCTGGAGGAGTCCGGGGTGATCACCGGCTACCACGCGCACGTGGACCTGAGCCGGGCCGGGCGGACCGTGCTCGCGCTGATCCGGATGTCCTGCTACGGCGCCCGCTGCATCCTCAACGACCCGGACGTGGCGCGCTGGCCGCAGATCATGGAGATCCACCGCATCACCGGCGACGCGTGCAGCATGCTCAAGGTCGCCGCCGGGTCGATGGGCGAGTTCGAGGCGGTGATCGACCGCCTGGCCCCCTACGGCCAGCCCGCCAGCACCATGGTCCTGTCGACGCCGCTCGCCTGGCACCCGGTGGAGAAAGGAGGGGCCCCCGCTTAA
- the ettA gene encoding energy-dependent translational throttle protein EttA, translated as MAHYIYVLEKARKAHGDKVVLDNVTLSFLPGAKIGVVGPNGAGKSSLLKIMAGLDRPSNGEARLMPGFTVGMLAQEPPLNDAKTVLGNVEEAVAETKSKLERFNKIAEQMATDYSDELMEEMGRLQEELDNADAWDIDSKLELAMDALRCPPPDADVTQLSGGERRRVALCKLLLEAPDLLLLDEPTNHLDAESVQWLEQHLAKYAGTVLAITHDRYFLDNVAGWILELDRGRAIGYEGNYSTYLEKKAARLSVEGRRDAKMKKRLSEELEWVRSNAKARQTKSKARLDRYDEMAAEAEKTRKLDFEEIQIPPGPRLGSTVIEAHNLTKGFGDRVLIDNLSFSLPRNGIVGIIGPNGVGKTTLFKTIVGLEQPTGGEVKVGPTVSLSYVDQNRQGLDGDKTVWEVVSDGLDHLMVGKVEMPSRAYIAAFGFKGPDQQKPTKVLSGGERNRLNLALTLKIGGNVILLDEPTNDLDVETLSSLENALLEFPGCAVVISHDRMFLDRVATHILAWEGTDEDPSRWFWFEGNFEAYEKNKIDRLGAEAARPHRVTYRKLTRD; from the coding sequence GTGGCTCACTACATCTACGTCCTGGAGAAGGCACGTAAGGCGCACGGCGACAAGGTCGTGCTGGACAACGTGACGTTGAGCTTCCTGCCCGGTGCCAAGATCGGTGTGGTCGGCCCCAACGGCGCCGGCAAGTCCAGCCTGCTCAAGATCATGGCAGGGCTGGACCGGCCGAGCAACGGCGAGGCCCGGCTCATGCCCGGCTTCACCGTCGGCATGCTGGCGCAGGAACCGCCGCTGAACGACGCCAAGACCGTCCTGGGCAACGTCGAGGAGGCGGTCGCCGAGACCAAGTCGAAGCTGGAGCGGTTCAACAAGATCGCCGAGCAGATGGCGACCGACTACTCCGACGAGCTGATGGAGGAGATGGGCCGGCTCCAGGAGGAGTTGGACAACGCCGACGCGTGGGACATCGACTCCAAGCTCGAACTGGCCATGGACGCGCTGCGCTGCCCGCCGCCGGACGCCGACGTCACCCAGCTCTCCGGTGGTGAGCGCCGCCGGGTCGCGCTGTGCAAGCTGCTGCTGGAGGCGCCCGACCTGCTGCTGCTCGACGAGCCCACCAACCACCTGGACGCGGAGAGCGTGCAGTGGCTGGAGCAGCACCTGGCCAAGTACGCCGGCACCGTCCTGGCCATCACCCACGACCGGTACTTCCTCGACAACGTGGCCGGCTGGATCCTGGAGCTGGACCGCGGCCGGGCCATCGGTTACGAGGGCAACTACTCCACCTACCTGGAGAAGAAGGCCGCCCGGCTCTCCGTCGAGGGACGCCGCGACGCCAAGATGAAGAAGCGCCTCTCCGAGGAGCTGGAGTGGGTCCGGTCGAACGCCAAGGCGCGGCAGACCAAGTCCAAGGCCCGCCTCGACCGCTACGACGAGATGGCCGCCGAGGCGGAGAAGACCCGCAAGCTGGACTTCGAGGAGATCCAGATCCCGCCGGGCCCCCGCCTGGGCAGCACCGTCATCGAGGCGCACAACCTGACCAAGGGCTTCGGCGACCGGGTGCTGATCGACAACCTGTCGTTCTCGCTGCCGCGCAACGGCATCGTCGGCATCATCGGCCCGAACGGTGTCGGCAAGACCACGCTGTTCAAGACCATCGTCGGGCTGGAGCAGCCGACCGGCGGTGAGGTCAAGGTCGGCCCGACCGTCTCGCTGTCGTACGTCGACCAGAACCGGCAGGGCCTGGACGGCGACAAGACCGTCTGGGAGGTCGTCTCGGACGGGCTGGACCACCTCATGGTGGGCAAGGTCGAGATGCCGTCCCGGGCGTACATCGCCGCGTTCGGCTTCAAGGGGCCGGACCAGCAGAAGCCGACCAAGGTGCTCTCCGGCGGCGAGCGGAACCGGCTCAACCTGGCGCTGACGCTCAAGATCGGCGGCAATGTCATCCTGCTCGACGAGCCGACCAACGACCTGGACGTGGAGACGCTCTCCAGCCTGGAGAACGCGCTGCTGGAGTTCCCCGGCTGCGCCGTGGTCATCTCCCACGACCGGATGTTCCTGGACCGGGTCGCCACGCACATCCTCGCCTGGGAGGGCACCGACGAGGACCCGTCGCGGTGGTTCTGGTTCGAGGGCAACTTCGAGGCGTACGAGAAGAACAAGATCGACCGGCTCGGCGCCGAGGCGGCCCGCCCGCACCGGGTGACCTACCGCAAGCTCACCCGTGACTGA
- a CDS encoding YbjN domain-containing protein — MPWWSWRPGPAGGGDPETRSGTTVDDAVRVGPPTPRQPGDDAAVTPERSVIADMPATVAPVTLGRVCDALDLLDVRYLADGDGNLLAMWERHAVLVALEGPEDEILVMRARPHATVPPDWADRAYRVVNEWNHTRRFCKAYIGDPTERGQLPIYAELQVPLGAGTHDALLVEMLDCGAAVATTFVDWLHDEGALL, encoded by the coding sequence ATGCCGTGGTGGTCATGGCGCCCCGGTCCCGCCGGTGGCGGCGATCCGGAGACTCGAAGCGGGACCACAGTGGACGACGCCGTCCGGGTCGGGCCACCGACCCCGCGCCAGCCGGGTGACGACGCGGCGGTGACGCCCGAGCGGTCCGTCATCGCGGACATGCCGGCCACGGTCGCCCCGGTCACCCTCGGCCGGGTCTGCGACGCGCTCGACCTGCTCGACGTGCGTTACCTGGCCGACGGTGACGGCAACCTGCTGGCCATGTGGGAGCGACACGCGGTGCTGGTCGCGCTGGAGGGCCCGGAGGACGAGATCCTGGTGATGCGGGCCCGTCCACACGCGACCGTGCCGCCGGACTGGGCCGACCGGGCCTACCGGGTGGTCAACGAGTGGAACCACACCCGTCGGTTCTGCAAGGCCTACATCGGCGACCCGACCGAGCGCGGCCAACTGCCGATCTACGCCGAGTTGCAGGTCCCGCTCGGCGCCGGCACCCACGACGCGCTCCTGGTCGAGATGCTCGACTGCGGCGCGGCGGTGGCCACCACGTTCGTCGACTGGCTGCACGACGAGGGCGCCCTGCTCTGA
- a CDS encoding acyl-CoA thioesterase: MSDRFVYHCALRWSDLDAYGHVNNARFLTLYEEARVAMMFAGGRAWGVDSFADGVVIRRHEVDYLRPVDYALGRSSAEAAPTVRIELWVDQIRAASFSVAYELYDGDVLAGTARSVLVPFDLSVQRPRRISADERAFLLRYAPGLTG; this comes from the coding sequence TTGTCTGACCGGTTCGTCTACCACTGTGCGCTGCGCTGGTCCGACCTGGACGCGTACGGCCACGTCAACAACGCCCGCTTCCTCACGCTCTACGAGGAGGCCCGGGTGGCGATGATGTTCGCCGGCGGCCGGGCGTGGGGGGTCGACTCGTTCGCCGACGGGGTGGTCATCCGCCGGCACGAGGTCGACTACCTGCGCCCGGTCGACTACGCGCTCGGCCGGTCCAGCGCGGAGGCGGCCCCGACGGTGCGGATCGAGCTGTGGGTCGACCAGATCCGGGCCGCGTCCTTCTCGGTCGCCTACGAGCTGTACGACGGCGACGTGCTGGCCGGCACCGCCCGCTCGGTGCTGGTCCCGTTCGACCTGTCCGTCCAGCGGCCGCGCCGGATCTCGGCCGACGAGCGGGCGTTCCTGCTCCGCTACGCGCCCGGGCTCACCGGATGA
- a CDS encoding MFS transporter has protein sequence MEATVSDQRPAQESPATFRDVFGQPEFRALFAANVLSWVGDYLAKAAVTVLVLRETQSVALSAAAFAASYLPWLIGGPLLSALAERHRYRRVMVLCDLIRMALMVLVAMPFMPAWSILALVFLATLANPPSQAARSALLPHILTGDRVVMGLTVTTSAGQAAQVVGYLAGAAIAVLNPSTALLINAGTFAASAALVRFGLRDRPPAMTEAHRSHLLRETAQGFRIVFERPVLRAIAVLVFSAMLFSIVPEGLAAGWAADRTGGGVDAGAAQAGIMAANPVGYVLGGLVIARLTGPARRLTLMPVLAVLAPAVLVPSIFDPPPAVVALLAGACGFAVGGLVPVANGLFVQALPDGYRARAFGVMASGTQIIQGASVLATGALAERFGIPTVVGLWSAAGVLLMLGTAITWPRPATIEAAVESARAESATLGAHPPQRGPAAGDRGREHGRHRHAVT, from the coding sequence ATGGAGGCGACGGTGTCCGACCAGCGGCCCGCCCAGGAGAGCCCGGCCACCTTCCGTGACGTCTTCGGTCAGCCGGAGTTCCGCGCCCTCTTCGCGGCCAACGTCCTGTCGTGGGTCGGCGACTACCTCGCCAAGGCCGCGGTCACCGTGCTCGTGCTGCGCGAGACCCAGTCGGTGGCGCTCTCCGCCGCCGCGTTCGCGGCCAGCTACCTTCCCTGGCTGATCGGCGGCCCGCTGCTCTCGGCGCTCGCCGAACGGCACCGCTACCGCCGGGTGATGGTGCTCTGCGACCTGATCCGGATGGCGCTGATGGTGCTGGTCGCCATGCCCTTCATGCCGGCCTGGTCGATCCTCGCCCTCGTCTTCCTGGCGACGCTGGCCAACCCGCCGAGCCAGGCGGCGCGCTCGGCGCTGCTGCCGCACATCCTCACCGGCGACCGGGTGGTGATGGGCCTCACCGTCACCACCAGCGCGGGCCAGGCCGCCCAGGTGGTCGGCTACCTGGCCGGCGCGGCGATCGCGGTGCTGAACCCGAGCACCGCCCTGCTGATCAACGCGGGCACGTTCGCCGCGTCGGCCGCACTGGTCCGCTTCGGCCTGCGGGACCGCCCTCCGGCCATGACCGAGGCGCACCGCAGTCACCTGCTGCGGGAGACCGCCCAGGGGTTCCGGATCGTCTTCGAGCGGCCGGTGCTGCGGGCCATCGCGGTGCTGGTGTTCAGCGCCATGCTCTTCTCGATCGTCCCCGAGGGGCTCGCCGCCGGCTGGGCCGCCGACCGGACCGGCGGCGGGGTGGACGCCGGCGCGGCCCAGGCGGGCATCATGGCCGCCAATCCGGTGGGATACGTCCTCGGCGGGCTGGTCATCGCCCGGCTGACCGGCCCGGCCCGTCGGCTGACGCTGATGCCGGTGCTGGCGGTCCTGGCGCCGGCGGTGCTCGTACCCTCGATCTTCGACCCGCCGCCGGCCGTGGTGGCCCTGCTGGCCGGCGCGTGCGGCTTCGCGGTCGGCGGGCTCGTCCCGGTCGCCAACGGCCTCTTCGTGCAGGCGCTGCCGGACGGCTACCGGGCCCGGGCGTTCGGGGTGATGGCGAGCGGCACCCAGATCATCCAGGGGGCCTCGGTGCTGGCCACCGGCGCGCTGGCCGAGCGGTTCGGCATCCCGACGGTGGTCGGGCTCTGGAGCGCGGCCGGGGTGCTCCTGATGCTCGGCACGGCGATCACCTGGCCCCGCCCGGCGACGATCGAGGCGGCCGTCGAGAGCGCCCGGGCCGAGTCGGCGACCCTGGGCGCGCACCCGCCGCAGCGGGGGCCGGCGGCGGGCGACCGGGGGCGGGAGCACGGCCGGCACCGGCACGCGGTGACGTGA